From a region of the Podospora pseudopauciseta strain CBS 411.78 chromosome 7 map unlocalized CBS411.78m_7, whole genome shotgun sequence genome:
- a CDS encoding uncharacterized protein (EggNog:ENOG503NUVA; COG:P): protein MSKQKSGLGSGLPKNANDAEQSAQVELYNVTLAESAEQREREMTFGEALKADRRLIMYSIGFSGTIIMEGYGLALMTYLFTLEPFNRKYGVLTADGKYEVEYIWKVLLPLTAQIGSIIGIFVTTPCTKWFGYKWTTLLMLIFSATLVAMPFFAPNIMILCVGFFLQGIPWGVFQVVSPAYASEVSTIQLRPILTTWNNLCWVIGQLLSAGAIKGFSVAFRTEWAFRIPFGLQWIFTFLLAIGIWLAPESPYWYIQKGEIARGRQAIVKLVRKGDPSMAEEKLALMQHTIQQEHTKDAEIAQLGKWERIKLMLKGSDARRTEIACIAWTIQAMCGSSIIAWGPKLFENSGLDASQSLSVNMALPAAGLLGTLASWWLMAYVGRRSIYFYGLLVMALLLVACGGASYAPANVSGWAAGGVLTVYTMVYDLTVGPICYSIVSEIPSIRYRAVTLSAARGAYLGSNLINHFLTPKMLSAPSEGGWGLGSRTGFVYAVLCLLSATYTWFRIPETNGLSARSLDILFQHGVSARQFNNATAAQYEQLDREKNTRLTNTASQNSVFSVHAVSSKAQ, encoded by the exons ATGTCCAAGCAAAAGTCAGGGCTGGGGAGTGGCTTGCCCAAAAACGCCAATGATGCCGAACAATCAGCCCAAGTCGAGCTCTATAATGTGACGCTTGCCGAGTCCGCTGAGCAGCGTGAAAGAGAGATGACTTTTGGCGAGGCCCTCAAGGCAGACAGGCGCTTGATCATGTATTCGATCGGCTTTTCGGGAACCATCATAATGGAGGGTTACGGTCTTGCCCTGATGACATACCTCTTTACCCTGGAACCCTTCAACCGCAAGTACGGCGTTCTAACAGCCGATGGGAAATATGAG GTTGAATACATTTGGAAGGTTCTTCTGCCGCTCACGGCGCAGATTGGCTCCATCATCGGGATCTTTGTTACAACGCCGTGTACCAAATGGTTCGGTTACAAGTGGACGACACTCCTGATGCTTATTTTCTCAGCCACTCTCGTCGCCATGCCTTTCTTCGCGCCCAACATCATGATATTGTGCGTCGGGTTCTTCCTCCAGGGTATCCCATGGGGTGTCTTCCAGGTCGTCAGCCCTGCTTACGCCTCCGAGGTGTCCACCATTCAGCTTCGTCCCATCTTGACTACGTGGAACAATCTTTGCTGGGTTATTGGCCAGCTGCTGTCAGCAGGAGCTATCAAGGGCTTCTCGGTGGCTTTCCGCACTGAATGGGCCTTCAGGATCCCTTTCGGTCTTCAATGGATCTTCACATTCCTGCTCGCCATTGGTATTTGGTTAGCCCCCGAGTCTCCATACTGGTACATCCAAAAGGGTGAGATAGCCCGTGGCCGGCAGGCGATCGTTAAGCTAGTTCGCAAAGGAGATCCGAGCATGGCCGAAGAGAAGCTTGCCCTGATGCAGCACACCATTCAGCAGGAACATACGAAGGACGCTGAGATTGCCCAGCTTGGCAAGTGGGAGAGAATCAAGCTCATGCTCAAAGGCTCTGACGCCCGGAGAACCGAGATCGCCTGCATTGCGTGGACTATCCAGGCCATGTGCGGCTCCAGCATCATTGCATGGGGTCCCAAGCTTTTCGAGAATTCCGGGTTGGACGCCAGCCAGTCTTTGTCTGTCAACATGGCTTTGCCCGCTGCAGGACTGCTTGGAACACTGGCCTcctggtggttgatggcgtACGTGGGTCGGCGATCCATTTACTTCTACGGCCTCCTTGTGATGGCGTTACTCCTGGTGGCATGCGGTGGTGCTTCCTACGCCCCAGCTAACGTCTCGGGATGGGCAGCTGGTGGAGTGTTGACCGTCTACACCATGGTGTACGACCTTACTGTCGGCCCGATCTGCTACTCAATTGTATCTGAAATACCGTCTATTCGCTACCGCGCTGTCACTCTCTCAGCAGCTCGCGGCGCATACCTGGGATCCAACCTGATCAACCACTTCTTGACACCTAAGATGTTGAGCGCGCCTAGTGAAGGCGGCTGGGGACTCGGATCGCGGACGGGCTTCGTCTACGCAGTCCTTTGCCTCCTTAGTGCTACCTACACTTGGTTCCGCATCCCTGAGACTAACGGCCTCTCGGCTCGCTCTCTGGATATTTTGTTCCAGCACGGTGTTTCGGCGAGACAGTTCAACAATGCCACGGCTGCTCAATATGAGCAGCTAGATCGCGAGAAGAACACTCGGTTGACCAATACCGCGTCGCAGAATAGTGTTTTTTCAGTACATGCGGTTTCGAGCAAGGCTCAATGA
- the MT2 gene encoding Sphingolipid C9-methyltransferase 2 (COG:M; EggNog:ENOG503NUUX), with protein MSKPDAANGNGTSLNFKFVETPKAGPFTFEKSEDCGVRTTSYPTIKNAPLPADAAGTDAFSNAALFSLLIGVPWYFSWKVGGGLKTTIFFALITSLPIISGFWLATSTLAPRKNEKAKFPGRPVEHYLTFKKPEDKAKYAGKNKIPMETFHEMYFDGEVDFNGDCLEVLEYRHDWASFRFTLSLVKFFFTGMIPEVIMHTRSQDEEQVRDHYDRGDDFYGWFLGPRMIYTSGIIADINKEESLEQLQDNKLAVVCEKIELKKDEKLLDIGCGWGTLARFASVNYGAKTTGITLGRNQTAWGNKALRNAGIPEDQSKILCMDYRDIPVPEGGYSKITCLEMAEHVGVRHFHGFLKQVHNMLDDDGIFFLQIAGLRKHWQFEDLIWGLFMNKYIFPGADASTPLGWFVDRCEGAGFEVKSVDTIGVHYSGTLWRWYRNWMANQDKVVAKYGKRWFRIWEFFLAYSTIISRQGSATCYQIVLHKNDNGFHRIEGTPSQLGLHGALANTKADLTAWAAREASEFPQVPAN; from the exons ATGTCGAAACCAGACGCTGCCAATGGCAATGGCACCTCCCTCAACTTTAAGTTCGTTGAGACGCCCAAGGCCGGTCCTTTCACCTTTGAGAAGTCGGAGGACTGTGGTGTCCGCACCACCTCG TACCCAACCATCAAGAATGCCCCTCTGCCCGCCGATGCCGCTGGCACAGATGCCTTCTCCAACGCCGccctcttttctctcctgaTCGGTGTCCCCTGGTACTTCTCATGGAAGGTTGGCGGTGGCCTGAAGACaaccatcttcttcgccctcatcacctccctgCCCATCATCTCTGGTTTCTGGCTGGCCACCTCGACCCTTGCCCCCCGCAAGAATGAGAAGGCCAAGTTCCCCGGCCGCCCTGTCGAGCACTACCTCACCTTCAAGAAGCCCGAGGATAAGGCCAAGTATGCTGGCAAGAACAAGATCCCCATGGAGACCTTCCATGAGATGTACTTTGATGGCGAGGTTGACTTCAACGGTGACTGCCTTGAGGTTTTGGAGTACCGCCACGACTGGGCCAGCTTCCGCTTCACTCTCAGCTTGGTCAAGTTCTTCTTCACTGGCATGATTCCCGAGGTCATTATGCACACTCGCTCTCAGG ATGAGGAGCAGGTCCGTGACCACTACGACCGCGGTGATGACTTTTACGGCTGGTTCCTCGGCCCGCGTATGATCTACACTTCTGGTATCATTGCCGACATCAACAAGGAGGAGTCTTTGGAGCAGCTCCAGGACAACAAGCTTGCTGTTGTTTGCGAAAAGAttgagctcaagaaggacgagaagctTCTCGACATCGGCTGCGGCTGGGGCACTCTTGCCCGCTTCGCCAGTGTCAACTATGGCGCCAAGACCACCGGTATCACTCTCGGCCGCAACCAGACTGCTTGGGGCAACAAGGCTTTGCGCAATGCTGGCATTCCCGAGGACCAGAGCAAGATTCTGTGCATGGACTACCGTGATATCCCCGTCCCTGAGGGTGGCTACAGCAAGATTACCTGCTTGGAGATGGCCGAGCACGTTGGTGTCCGCCACTTCCACGGTTTCCTCAAGCAGGTTCACAACATGCTCGACGACGATGGtatcttcttcttgcagaTTGCTGGTCTCCGTAAGCACTGGCAGTTTGAGGATCTCATCTGGGGTCTTTTCATGAACAAGTACATCTTCCCCGGCGCCGATGCCTCTACCCCTCTCGGCTGGTTCGTTGACCGCTGCGAGGGCGCTGGCTTCGAGGTCAAGAGCGTTGATACCATTGGTGTTCACTACTCTGGTACTCTCTGGAGATGGTACAGGAACTGGATGGCCAACCAGGACAAGGTTGTTGCCAAGTACGGCAAGAGATGGTTCCGC ATCTGGGAGTTCTTCCTTGCCTACTCTACCATCATCTCTCGCCAGGGTTCCGCCACTTGCTACCAGATCGTTCTCCACAAGAACGACAACGGCTTCCACCGCATCGAGGGCACTCCTTCTCAGCTTGGTCTCCACGGCGCTCTGGCCAATACCAAAGCTGACCTGACCGCCTGGGCTGCTCGTGAGGCTTCCGAATTTCCCCAGGTGCCTGCCAACTAA
- a CDS encoding uncharacterized protein (EggNog:ENOG503P7S4; COG:S), translating to MATFSPSIPLSAPARRLTTLRRITTSRPSLLSSFTTTPRISAACFFSSPSRTLSKGGAPLAHNNEPVPTSSPTTDFSSLDVLGNTPVPSTSIDVCHHDGFSLNSGVQITNGSGALLIGGEAFEWKPWLTKDEKGTRKKMINSKWQWEIDPESLGVLSVVWPRPDLLILGVGKYNRPISPKTRQAIGEMGMRVEVLDTRNAASQYNLLATERGVGDVAAALVPIGFEE from the exons ATGGCGACGTTCTCACCCTCCATACCCCTTTCCGCCCCCGCGCGAAGGCTCACCACTCTCCGTcgcatcaccacctccagacCATCCCTCCTCAGCTCCTTCACAACAACTCCCAGGATATCCGCCgcttgcttcttctcctccccctcccgcacCCTCTCCAAAGGCGGCGCCCCCCTAGCGCACAACAACGAGCCAGTcccgacctcctccccgactACCGACTTCTCCAGCCTTGACGTGCTAGGCAACACCCCCGTCCCGTCCACCTCCATCGACGTCTGCCACCACGACGgcttctccctcaactcTGGGGTGCAAATCACCAACGGCAGCGGGGCCTTGCTCATAGGCGGGGAGGCGTTTGAGTGGAAACCATGGCTTACCAAAGACGAGAAAggaacaagaaaaaagatgATCAACAGCAAGTGGCAGTGGGAAATTGACCCCGAGAgtttgggggtgttgagtgTTGTTTGGCCTAGGCCTG ATCTCCTGATCCTAGGAGTAGGTAAATACAACAGGCCCATCAGCCCAAAGACGCGACAGGCGATCGGCGAGATGGGCATGAGGGTCGAGGTGTTAGACACGAGAAACGCGGCGAGCCAGTACAACCTTTTGGCgacggagaggggggtgggggatgtggcTGCCGCGTTGGTGCCGATTGGGTTTGAGGAGTGA
- the RPL34B gene encoding 60S ribosomal protein L34B (COG:J; EggNog:ENOG503P2ZU), with translation MANNRVTYRRRNPYNTSSNRTRVVKTPGGELRVLHIKKRGTAPKCGDCGIKLPGIPALRPKEYAQISKPKKTVQRAYGGSRCGNCVRDRIVRAFLIEEQKIVKKVLKEQTAADKKK, from the exons ATGGCCAACAACAGAGTCACCTACCGTCGCCGGAACCC CTACAACACCTCGTCCAACCGGACGCGGGTTGTCAAGACTCCCGGTGGTGAGCTCCGTGTTCTTCACATCAAGAAGCGCGGCACTGCCCCCAAGTGTGGCGACTGCGGCATCAAACTCCCTGGT ATCCCCGCCCTCCGCCCCAAGGAGTATGCCCAGAtctccaagcccaagaagacCGTCCAGCGCGCGTATGGTGGCTCAAGATGCGGCAACTGCGTCCGTGACCGTATTGTTCGTGCTTTCCTCATTGAGGAGCAGAAGATCGTCAAGAAGGTGCTGAAGGAGCAGACCGCCGCCGACAAGAAGAAATAA
- a CDS encoding uncharacterized protein (EggNog:ENOG503P8HZ): MASNHPTQAQPAKDSAQQEEEKLEDALYHLNQLHLQATEAMYAAFMQSVDSTTKELGSFRDALGSPETKAIWNRVNVSQKRDPKGIKQWRAVDDPFWGDPDRKRVKTE, translated from the exons ATGGCCAGCAATCATCCAACCCAGGCCCAACCAGCCAAAGACAGCgcgcagcaggaggaggagaagctggaggatgcACTCTACCACTTGAACCAGCTGCATCTCCAGGCAA CCGAGGCCATGTATGCCGCCTTTATGCAGTCTGTTGATTCTACAACCAAAGAGCTGGGCAGCTTCCGCGATGCCTTGGGCAGCCCGGAGACCAAGGCTATATGGAACAGAGTTAACGTCAGTCAAAAAAGAGATCCCAAGGGCATCAAACAATGGCGAGCGGTGGATGATCCTTTTTGGGGTGATCCTGATCGGAAAAGGGTGAAGACGGAATAA
- a CDS encoding uncharacterized protein (COG:S; EggNog:ENOG503PB9A) codes for MESQGAPGASQQPRSRKRQRTSRVPEAGNTASPALTPVSQLPQGWGAAMANSNHPQAVRSHVIDTVPIQSSFSSQQLDRSHEPDGLMNSYSNQHHNAHSQYPDPQPTLASAPHPDTSGLSSLSNLAGEQHQHHGQHQQQHPHQQHAHHHHPSQQAQQQQQQQQQSQQQSQPQQQQPTQHQHQQQQQQQQQRPSISVNPSAAKPDSRALFQQQYGGVKHTAGDSPPANVANPTSAGPSYSNLPVWHGTPTPTGSSQPAPQLGSASSMPPQSPVPGIPGGGGLGPPPESIYQTFDELLAAVQRHAKEQGYSIVKLRASNYRDGKPTRYDLVCDRGGVKYNSTAKKRNPSTRKVDCPWRAKAVCEVNLGNQWRFVVQEVRHNHEARVAAAQPGQENTPVAQSIRSLNHKIDRISHEMSQGFSRLEQVVVQRLDNMEKRLEALETGRPAMLGNGGVPSMGTPSMPTANMGGGNMGNAPMTNGGMQPLVDSRMGALESRLTQIEMMEEDPSRLSLMVNT; via the coding sequence ATGGAGTCCCAGGGAGCTCCAGGAGCTTCGCAGCAGCCACGGAGCCGCAAGCGCCAGCGCACCTCCAGGGTGCCGGAAGCCGGAAATACTGCCTCTCCAGCACTCACCCCTGTCAGCCAGCTCCCCCAGGGCTGGGGGGCTGCCATGGCAAACAGCAACCACCCCCAGGCCGTGCGCAGCCATGTCATTGACACCGTGCCAATTCAGTCCAGCTTCTCGTCACAGCAGCTCGACAGATCCCATGAGCCAGACGGCTTGATGAACAGCTACAGCAACCAACATCATAATGCCCATTCCCAGTACCCCgatccccaacccaccctcgcctccgccCCGCATCCCGACACGTCTGGTCTGAGCAGTCTGAGCAACCTAGCCGGcgagcagcaccagcatcacggccagcaccaacaacagcaccctcaccagcagcacgcccaccaccatcacccttcCCAGCAGgcgcaacagcagcagcagcagcagcagcagtcgcaACAgcaatcccaaccccaacaacaacagccgacccagcaccaacaccaacagcagcagcagcagcagcagcagcgcccTAGTATCAGCGTGAACCCATCAGCAGCCAAGCCTGACAGCCGCGCTCTCTTCCAGCAGCAATACGGCGGTGTTAAGCACACCGCTGGTGATTCCCCTCCCGCAAACGTGGCGAACCCAACCTCCGCCGGTCCTTCCTACTCGAATCTGCCGGTCTGGCACGGCACGCCCACTCCCACCGGCTCGTCGCAACCCGCGCCTCAGCTtggctcggcctcctcgatGCCACCGCAGTCGCCAGTACCAGGCATTCCTGGCGGAGGTGGCCTGGGCCCGCCTCCAGAAAGCATATATCAGACTTTCGACGAGCTGCTTGCCGCAGTACAGCGCCATGCGAAGGAGCAAGGTTATTCCATTGTGAAGCTACGCGCCAGCAACTACCGCGATGGTAAGCCGACGCGCTACGACCTTGTATGCGATCGCGGCGGAGTCAAGTACAACAGCACGGCCAAGAAGCGCAACCCAAGCACGCGCAAGGTTGATTGCCCATGGCGGGCCAAGGCCGTGTGCGAGGTCAACTTGGGCAATCAGTGGAGGTTCGTTGTCCAGGAGGTCCGGCATAACCATGAGGCGCGTGTTGCTGCGGCTCAACCGGGACAAGAAAACACACCTGTCGCGCAAAGTATCCGCAGCCTCAATCATAAAATCGACCGCATCTCCCATGAGATGAGCCAGGGTTTCAGTCGATTGGAACAGGTCGTTGTGCAGCGCTTGGACAACATGGAGAAGCGATTAGAAGCTCTTGAGACAGGTCGACCAGCAATGCTCGGAAATGGTGGTGTACCGTCCATGGGAACACCAAGCATGCCAACTGCTAATATGGGCGGCGGCAATATGGGCAATGCCCCGATGACGAACGGAGGTATGCAGCCGCTTGTGGATAGTAGGATGGGGGCACTGGAAAGCCGCTTGACTCAGATCGAAATGATGGAAGAAGATCCATCACGCCTCTCGCTCATGGTCAACACCTAG
- a CDS encoding uncharacterized protein (EggNog:ENOG503NVBF; COG:T), producing MSLKQEIETWVEALKYYDNNEFDEALQAFERISDTSKILFNMGVINATLGQHEQAVECYQRAVKLDQYLAVAYFQQGVSNFLLGDFEEALANFNDTLLYLRGNTLIDYGQLGLIFKLYSCEVLFNRGLCYIYLEQMEAGMQDLQYAVKEKVVEDHNVINDAIRDEAKGYTVFSIPVGVVYRPNEAKVRNLQQKDYLGKARLVAASDRANAFTGFAGAEMKQSTGPIEVKDDRPQEALSFAASNLVKPGLQSRRQQSEPPNSRNVFPPTPPPENDKPAQPSRAASVRNGPKPVPSRLNLEKSRPSDRYEKASPDEGPREQQRRPSRSASAAAPPSRGYSQRDPPSSRRRREEEEDTYNDDLYDMYQGGGGSRNSRSQRSNRGGNQPRDRYIEEEDEEGSDYDDGSFDEGDFEMMAPRRPGPGSVSGGSKRGSSRRDALRTIRVKVHANDVRYIMVGPAVEFPDFAAKIREKFNIPPRGQFLIKFKDEDSPELITMVDQDDLEMVMSGVRQNARKARSETGKMEVWVELQ from the exons ATGTCTTTAAAACAG GAAATAGAAACTTGGGTCGAGGCCCTCAAGTACTACGACAACAATGAGTTCGACGAAGCCCTTCAGGCCTTTGAGAGGATCTCGGATACCTCCAAGATTCTGTTCAACATGGGCGTGATCAATGCCACACTCGGCCAGCACGAGCAAGCT GTCGAATGCTACCAACGCGCTGTCAAACTCGACCAGTACCTCGCCGTCGCTTACTTTCAACAAGGTGTTTCCAACTTTTTGCTGGGTGATTTCGAGGAGGCCTTGGCGAACTTCAACGACACACTTCTTTACCTCCGCGGCAACACGCTGATCGACTATGGGCAGCTCGGGTTGATCTTCAAGCTCTACTCTTGCGAGGTCTTGTTCAACCGTGGTCTCTGCTACATATACCTGGAGCAAATGGAAGCTGGTATGCAAGATTTGCAGTACgccgtcaaggagaaggtggtggaggaccACAATGTAATCAACGATGCCATCAGGGATGAGGCGAAG GGCTATACAGTGTTCTCGATTCCTGTTGGTGTTGTCTACAGGCCCAATGAGGCCAAGGTGCGAAATTTGCAGCAAAAAGACTACCTCGGGAAGGCCAGATTAGTTGCTGCCTCGGACAGAGCCAATGCCTTTACCGGATTTGCCGGTGCTGAAATGAAGCAATCT ACCGGCCCAATCGAGGTCAAGGACGACAGGCCACAAGAAGCCCTCTCCTTCGCCGCCAGCAACCTCGTCAAACCAGGCCTCCAGTCCAGAAGACAGCAATCCGAACCACCAAACAGCCGCAACGTcttccctccaaccccaccacccgaGAACGACAAGCCAGCGCAACCAAGCCGCGCCGCCTCGGTCCGCAACGGACCCAAGCCCGTCCCCAGCCGCCTCAACCTCGAAAAGTCCCGCCCAAGCGACCGCTACGAAAAGGCCTCCCCAGACGAGGGACCACGCGAACAGCAGCGCCGGCCAAGCCGCTCCGCCTCGGCCGCTGCCCCCCCATCCCGCGGCTACTCCCAGCGcgatcccccctcctccaggagaagaagagaagaagaagaggacaCGTACAACGACGACCTCTACGACATGTaccaaggcggcggcggctccAGAAACAGCCGCTCCCAACGGAGCAACCGCGGCGGCAACCAGCCACGAGACCGCTACatcgaggaagaagacgaagaaggcAGCGACTACGACGACGGCTCCTTTGACGAGGGCGACTTTGAGATGATGGCGCCCAGGAGGCCAGGTCCCGGTTCTGTCTCTGGGGGATCCAAGCGGGGGTCCTCGAGGAGGGACGCGCTGAGAACGATCAGGGTCAAGGTGCACGCCAACGACGTGCGGTACATCATGGTCGGGCCGGCGGTCGAGTTCCCCGACTTTGCGGCCAAGATCAGGGAGAAGTTCAACATCCCGCCCAGGGGTCAGTTCTTGATCAAGTTCAAGGACGAGGACTCGCCCGAGCTGATCACGATGGTGGACCAGGATGAtctggagatggtgatgagcgGTGTGAGGCAGAATGCCAGGAAGGCGAGGTCGGAGACGGGGAAGATGgag GTCTGGGTTGAACTGCAATAA